One segment of Romeriopsis navalis LEGE 11480 DNA contains the following:
- the rplA gene encoding 50S ribosomal protein L1 — protein MAKVSKRLRELQAKIEERPYEPLEAVKLLKETATAKFAETAEVHIRLGIDPKYTDQQLRTTVALPKGTGQEIRVAVVARGEKVAEATAAGADIAGSEELIDEIFKGKMDFDLLIATPDIMPKVAKLGKVLGPRGLMPSPKGGSVTNDLASAIAEFKAGKLEFRADRTGIVHVIFGKAAFSAEDLLENLKALQETIDRNRPAGAKGRFWRSMFVSATMGPSIEVDIAALRDIKAE, from the coding sequence ATGGCAAAGGTATCGAAGCGTTTGCGCGAGTTGCAAGCCAAAATCGAAGAGCGCCCCTATGAGCCGCTCGAAGCGGTCAAACTGCTAAAGGAAACCGCCACAGCGAAGTTTGCGGAGACTGCTGAAGTCCACATTCGCTTGGGGATTGACCCGAAGTACACTGACCAGCAATTGCGAACCACCGTTGCCTTGCCAAAAGGAACCGGTCAAGAAATTCGGGTTGCCGTTGTCGCACGCGGTGAAAAAGTTGCCGAAGCCACAGCAGCCGGTGCGGACATCGCCGGTTCTGAGGAACTAATCGACGAGATTTTCAAAGGCAAAATGGACTTTGATCTGTTGATTGCGACACCGGATATCATGCCGAAAGTCGCCAAGTTGGGTAAAGTTCTCGGTCCCCGAGGCTTGATGCCGTCCCCAAAAGGTGGTAGCGTTACAAACGACCTGGCAAGCGCGATTGCGGAATTCAAAGCAGGTAAGCTAGAATTTCGAGCTGATCGAACTGGTATTGTCCATGTGATTTTTGGGAAAGCAGCGTTCTCTGCGGAGGACTTGCTCGAAAACCTCAAAGCATTGCAGGAAACTATCGATCGTAATCGGCCCGCCGGTGCAAAAGGTCGTTTCTGGCGTAGTATGTTTGTTTCTGCCACAATGGGTCCGTCCATTGAAGTAGACATCGCCGCCCTACGCGACATCAAGGCTGAGTAA